The Candidatus Limnocylindrales bacterium genome includes a window with the following:
- a CDS encoding DUF2092 domain-containing protein has translation MISNWKSICVAVALAATSRVAAAGAVVTPEAARARLLEMADTLGKAKAFSVRMHSDYDAVQRSGQKVEFGDTREVLVRRPDALRIDVERSDGEQSVVLYDGKSITVSTPSQGVYAQVEKAGSLDDAVRYFRQDLKMQLPLAAMLLTTFRQELDSRLSDVEYVESTHRFGKEADHFAARGTDVDAQFWVSVDDPPMLQRVVITYKNADEQPQYATTFEDWDFSPSASSSKFRFEADKNAHRIAFLPQVAPQIAASVPKAATAAKEKKP, from the coding sequence ATGATCTCAAACTGGAAATCGATCTGCGTCGCCGTTGCTCTTGCAGCGACGTCGCGCGTCGCGGCTGCAGGTGCCGTCGTGACTCCGGAGGCCGCGCGCGCCCGCCTGCTCGAAATGGCAGACACGCTCGGCAAGGCCAAGGCGTTCTCCGTCAGGATGCACAGTGATTACGACGCCGTTCAGAGATCCGGCCAGAAGGTCGAGTTCGGCGACACGCGCGAGGTACTGGTGCGGCGTCCCGACGCGCTTCGCATCGACGTCGAGCGCAGCGACGGAGAACAGAGCGTCGTTCTCTATGACGGCAAGTCCATCACCGTGTCGACACCGAGCCAGGGCGTCTATGCGCAGGTCGAAAAGGCAGGCTCGCTCGACGATGCCGTCCGTTACTTCCGGCAGGACCTGAAGATGCAGCTTCCATTGGCTGCAATGCTGCTGACCACGTTCCGGCAGGAGCTCGACAGCCGCCTCAGCGATGTCGAGTATGTCGAGAGCACGCATCGTTTCGGCAAAGAGGCCGACCACTTTGCCGCGCGCGGCACCGATGTGGATGCGCAGTTCTGGGTGAGCGTCGACGATCCGCCGATGCTCCAGCGCGTCGTCATCACATACAAGAATGCCGACGAGCAGCCGCAGTATGCGACGACGTTCGAGGACTGGGACTTCTCGCCGAGCGCCTCGAGCTCCAAGTTCCGCTTCGAGGCCGACAAGAACGCTCACAGGATCGCGTTCCTTCCTCAGGTCGCGCCTCAGATCGCCGCATCGGTGCCGAAAGCTGCAACCGCGGCCAAGGAGAAGAAGCCATGA